A genomic window from Nicotiana sylvestris chromosome 11, ASM39365v2, whole genome shotgun sequence includes:
- the LOC138881459 gene encoding uncharacterized protein: MERFIASEWNFTAKPKVYYHNEGQFVVRFNLMEDRDEVLYSGPHMLGTKPMIVKAWLENFDFSKEVLHTIPVWVKFPNLPLNCWGARSLRRISSGLGIPFYADACTTQLDRITYARVLIEMNVTKELPKFIKVTYPNGREFSQRVAYDWVPEFCHIGHRCGKDEQQIQKNKVKQQKQRQEWQPKKNEAMKR; this comes from the coding sequence ATGGAGCGATTCATCGCGTCAGAATGGAATTTTACTGCTAAACCTAAGGTCTACTATCATAATGAGGGACAATTCGTTGTAAGGTTCAATTTAATGGAGGATAGGGATGAAGTATTGTATTCTGGTCCGCATATGCTTGGTACTAAACCGATGATTGTGAAGGCTTGGTTGGAGAATTTTGATTTCAGCAAGGAGGTCCTGCACACCATTCCTGTGTGGGTGAAGTTTCCAAATCTCCCATTGAATTGTTGGGGAGCTAGATCTCTAAGAAGAATTAGCAGTGGACTAGGGATCCCATTTTACGCTGATGCTTGCACTACTCAGTTGGATCGAATTACCTATGCGCGAGTTTTGATTGAGATGAATGTAACAAAAGAACTCCCAAAGTTCATCAAAGTAACATATCCAAATGGAAGAGAATTTAGTCAAAGAGTAGCATACGATTGGGTGCCAGAATTTTGCCATATTGGGCATAGATGTGGGAAAGATGAACAACAGATACAGAAGAATAAGGTAAAACAACAGAAGCAGAGGCAAGAGTGgcaaccaaaaaaaaatgaaGCAATGAAAAGGTAG